In one window of Primulina tabacum isolate GXHZ01 chromosome 8, ASM2559414v2, whole genome shotgun sequence DNA:
- the LOC142554618 gene encoding glutathione S-transferase T3-like: MPFISPTENDPVTPTFVPENQLSDRESPIEVVNLENVDSSAEGRKKRSTWRKVEDEVLARSFVTISDDLIIGNDQKAEAFWGRVASYYNDNRPAGTPNRSASVIRSHWHNTIQKKVYRFNENYHSIYSAYRSGHSDEDILRLAYEKYRAENNGIAFNLEHVWRIVKDRPMFTPQSVDYHVSTKKARTSESGASNTSSNQDASLHVDLIEEENRPMGQKAAKRKGKGKTRLYMERMLKNSDNFTKTVAKFGDS, from the coding sequence ATGCCATTTATTTCTCCGACGGAAAATGACCCGGTCACTCCGACTTTCGTCCCAGAAAATCAATTGTCCGACCGTGAATCCCCAATTGAAGTCGTAAATTTGGAGAATGTGGATTCAAGCGCAGAGGGTAGAAAAAAACGGTCAACCTGGAGAAAGGTTGAAGACGAGGTCTTAGCGAGATCGTTTGTCACTATCAGCGATGACCTAATCATCGGCAATGATCAAAAGGCGGAAGCTTTCTGGGGACGTGTTGCAAGCTACTACAATGATAATCGTCCCGCAGGTACACCCAATAGAAGTGCAAGTGTCATACGATCGCACTGGCACAATACCATCCAAAAAAAAGTATATCGCTTCAATGAAAATTACCATAGTATTTATAGTGCATATCGTAGCGGCCACAGTGATGAGGATATACTACGACTTGCGTATGAAAAATATCGTGCGGAAAATAACGGCATCGCATTTAATCTTGAGCATGTGTGGAGGATCGTAAAAGACCGTCCAATGTTTACTCCACAGTCCGTTGATTACCATGTTAGCACGAAGAAGGCAAGGACCTCGGAGTCGGGAGCAAGCAACACCTCATCCAACCAAGATGCGAGTCTACATGTAGAcctaattgaagaagaaaatcgtcCAATGGGTCAGAAGGCAGCAAAAAGAAAGGGAAAAGGTAAAACGAGATTGTACATGGAGCGCATGTTAAAAAATAGCGACAATTTtaccaaaaccgtcgctaaatttggCGACAGTTGA